Below is a window of Polyangiaceae bacterium DNA.
GCGCAAGTACCCGATGCTGGGGGAGGCCTGGGAGCTGACCGCCAAGGCCTCGGCCGCGGGCCCGCTCGACGCGCGCGAGGCGCGGCTGGTCAAGCTGGGCATCGCCATCGGCGCGCAGCGCGAGGGTGCGGTCCGCGCGAGCGTGCGTAAGGCGCTCGAGCTCGGGGTCACGCGGGCGGAGCTCGATCAAGTCGTGGCGCTCGCCGCGGGCACCGCCGGATTCCCTGCCACCGTCGCCGTCTTTGCCTGGGTCGCCGACGAGCTCGGGCGCAAGCGCCGCGGTTGAGTCAGCTGGCCACCGCCGGTTGGGACTCCTTCCCGGCGCGTTCGAGCACCCCGGCGACCGCGTCCTTCAAACGCCTCTCGATGCCCTCGTTGTCCGTGCCGCGGATGTCCACCGACACGAGGTGGCGCTCGTCGAACCCCGCGTTGCGCATGACGCGCTTGAACAGCTTGGCCTGCGTCTCCGGCGCGCAGGCGCCGACCAGCACGTAGGTGTCGGGGCCAGCCGCCTTGAAGACGTCCTCGAGAACCGCGTTCCCTCCTTGGCCACAGAGCTGCGGGTGCAGCAGGCTGTATTTCACGTCCAAATCGGACTCGACGGCGAAGGGCAGCGTATTCATGTTCGCGGCCTTGAACGAATCGCAGAGGCCCTTGCAGTTGCAGAGCAGAACCTTGATTTCCATGGGGCGCTCCTCGGTGCCGAATTTGGGAACGAGCGGAGGCGCTGACCAGCCCAGCGCATAGTTTTCGCGTGCTCGCGCCCTAGCGGCGTGTCGGCCTGCGGCTTGCACCAGCGGGGGACATGATGATGGCCCCGCTGCTCCGCCGAGCGCTCGAAGCCCTGGTGATCGCGCTGCTTCTATCAGTCGTGAGCCCGGCTCGGGCGGCGGGCGCGGCGGACGCCGCTGACGACGGCGATTGTTTCGACGCCAGAGGCTGTCCCATCGACCTGAGCGATCTGGACGACGCCGACGACGCGGGCGACGCGGGCGCTTCCGACGCCGGCAGCGACGCGCTCACGGCCCGGGATGAGCGCGATGCTGCTGCCCCTCCAGCCACCCACCTCGTCTTCTTCTGGGGAGTTGGCTGCACCCACTGCGAGGATGCCAAGCCATTCGTCGCCGCGCTCGGGAAGGAGCGCCCGGACCTGACGATAGAGCTCGTGGAGGTGAGGCAAGACGCGAAGGGCCGAGAGCGATTCCTCGAGACCATGAGGTCGCTCGGCGCCACCGCGGTGGGCGTCCCCACCTTCGTCGTGGGGCGCCGCTACGTGGTCGGTTTTGCGCAGGGACAGAGCGAGGCCGAAATCCGTGCGCTCTTGGGGCAAGGCCCGCTGACCGAGGCGCGGACCGTGGACCTACCGCTGGTCGGACGGGTGGACCCAGCGGCGATTCCGCTGCCGGTGTTCACGCTGATGATCGGCCTGTTGGACGGCATCAACCCGTGCGCGATGTGGGTGCTCCTGGTCCTCTTGAGCATCTTGATCCACGTGAAGTCGCGCGCCCGCTTGTTCCTCTTCGGCGCGACGTTCGTCGTCGCCTCCGGCGTCGTCTACTTCGCCTTCATGACGGCCTGGACGCAGGTGTTCGCGCTGGTCGGGCTGTCGCGCCACCTCACCGTCGCGCTAGGGGTCGTCGTGCTGCTGATGGGACTCGTCAATCTCAAGGAGCTCATCTGGTTCGAGAAGGGCGTGTCGCTCATGATCCCCGACAAGGCGAAGCCCGGGCTGTACCGGCGGATGCGGGGCATCTCCAGGAGCGCGAGCCTGCCGGCCGCCTTCGCGGGCATCGCCGTGCTCGCGTTCGTGGTGAACCTGATCGAGCTCGGGTGCACGCTGGGGTTGCCCGCCATCTACACGCGCATCCTCACGCTGCGCACCGACCTGTCCACGGCGACGCGCTACGGCTACCTGGTGCTCTACAATCTCGCCTACGTCGTTCCGCTCGCACTCATCGTCGTCGTGTACGCCGCGACCCTCCATCGCATCACGCTGGGCGAGCGGGGAGCCAAGGTGCTGAAGGGCGTGAGCGGCGTGCTGCTGGTCGCGTTCGGCGCGCTCTTCCTCGTCGCTCCCGACGTCTTGCGGTGAAGGCGGCGCGGAATGGCGTCTGCGACCGCGCGCAGGGCCTGCCAGGTTGTTCTTTGCTCGTGGCTGAAGCTGCGAGCTTGACGTCTGGCTACGCTAATCGTATATCGACGATTGCCGAATCCGGCGTAAAGTCGGCGTTGAATCGCCGGGCCGGTTACCAATTCTGGAACACCGCCGCTGCTGAAAGGACGCATGGCCACCCTGATCCAGAGCCCGACGCGCATCCTGTTCTTCACCGGCAAAGGTGGAGTCGGCAAGACGTCGTCGGCCTGCGCCACCGCCATCGGGCTCGCCGACGCTGGCAAGCGCGTGCTGCTGGTTTGCACCGATCCGGCGTCGAACCTCGACGAGGTGCTGGGCGTGGAGCTCTCGTCTGCGCCGACGCCGGTGCCGAGCGTGCCCGGTCTGTCCGCGCTGAACATCGATCCCGAGCGGGCGGCGCGCGACTACCGCGAGCGCGTCGTCGGACCGTACCGAGGCGTTCTCCCCGCGGCGGCCATCGCCAGCATGGAGGAGCAGCTCTCGGGTGCGTGCACGGTCGAGATCGCGGCGTTCGACGAGTTCTCGAAGCTGCTCGGCGACCCGGCCTTCACCGCCGACGTCGATCACGTCGTGTTCGACACCGCGCCCACCGGCCACACGCTGCGACTGCTCGAGCTTCCCGCCGCGTGGACCAGCTTCATCGACTCGAACGTGGGCGGGACCTCGTGCCTGGGACCGCTCTCCGGGCTGAGCCCGCAGAGGGCGCTGTACGCAGCCTCCAACGCCGCGCTCCGCGACCCCGCGCAGACGACCTTGGTTCTGGTCGCGCGTCCCGAGCGCTCCTCGCTGACGGAGGCCGAGCGCACGCGCGCCG
It encodes the following:
- a CDS encoding NrdH-redoxin — protein: MAPLLRRALEALVIALLLSVVSPARAAGAADAADDGDCFDARGCPIDLSDLDDADDAGDAGASDAGSDALTARDERDAAAPPATHLVFFWGVGCTHCEDAKPFVAALGKERPDLTIELVEVRQDAKGRERFLETMRSLGATAVGVPTFVVGRRYVVGFAQGQSEAEIRALLGQGPLTEARTVDLPLVGRVDPAAIPLPVFTLMIGLLDGINPCAMWVLLVLLSILIHVKSRARLFLFGATFVVASGVVYFAFMTAWTQVFALVGLSRHLTVALGVVVLLMGLVNLKELIWFEKGVSLMIPDKAKPGLYRRMRGISRSASLPAAFAGIAVLAFVVNLIELGCTLGLPAIYTRILTLRTDLSTATRYGYLVLYNLAYVVPLALIVVVYAATLHRITLGERGAKVLKGVSGVLLVAFGALFLVAPDVLR
- a CDS encoding carboxymuconolactone decarboxylase family protein; this translates as MAKKTSAKPQPPKPYRDFVRKYPMLGEAWELTAKASAAGPLDAREARLVKLGIAIGAQREGAVRASVRKALELGVTRAELDQVVALAAGTAGFPATVAVFAWVADELGRKRRG